In the genome of Mesosutterella faecium, the window CAGCAAGCTCACGGTATCGCCGTCGATGCCGGGCAGCTCGAGCAGCTTCTTGTCGGCCTGGCGCAGGTTCTCCTCACGCTTGATCGCTCGGCGGGTCAGAACGGATCTCGCGCGCGAGCGCAGCTCCTTGACCGTATCCTCGTCGAATGCGCCGATCTCGAGCAGTTCCTTCTCAGGGATGTAGGCCACGTCCTCGATGGAGGCGAGCCCGGCGTCGATCAGCACGTCGGCCGCTTCCTCATCCAGCCCCAGCTGCTCAATGAATTCCTTGCGGCTCGCAGCGGTTTCCTTCTTGTGCTTCTCGTCGGCCTCGTCAGCGGTCATGATGTTGATCTGCCAGCCCGTAAGCTCCGAGGCAAGACGGACATTCTGGCCGCGGCTGCCGATGGCGACGGCGAGCTTTTCCTCCGGCACCACGACGTCGGCGCTCTTGTCATCCTCGTTCAGGACGATGGACTGAACTTCCGCGGGCTTCAGGGCCTCGAGGACGAACAGGGCCGGATCCTCGTTCCAGAGGACGATGTCGATGTGCTCGTTGGAGAGCTCCGCCGTCACGGCGTTGACCCGGCTGCCGTGGATGCCCACGCAGGTGCCGATCGGATCAATGCGCTTGTCGTGCGCGTAGACGGCCACCTTCGAGCGAAGGCCGGGGTCGCGCGCCACGCTCTTGATCTCAAGAAGGCCTTCCTCGATTTCGGGGACTTCCAGCTCGAAGAGCTTCTTCAGGAATTCGGGCGAGGTCCTCGAAAGGATCACCTGCTTGCCGCGCTGGCTGTCCTCAACCTTCAGGAAGTAGGCCCTCACGCGGTCTCCCGGGTGAATGTTCTCGCGCGGAATCATCTGGTCGCGGGGAAGGCGGGCGTCGAGGCGGCCGATCTCTACGATCGCATCACCCTTGTCCATGCGCTTGACCTGGCCGCTCACCACGGAGTCGCCGCGGTCGAGGAATTCCTGCAGGATCTGGGCGCGCTCGGCATCGCGAAGGCGCTGCAGGATCACCTGCTTCGCGTCCTGGGCGAAGCGGCGGGCGTCGGCATGCTCCGGAACAACCGGATGGGTGATGTAGTCGCCCACCTTGAGGTCGGGATATTCGTCATGGATGTCGCTGAACATCTCCTCGCGGTCCGGCTCCTGCAGGCCCTGTTCGTCGGGAA includes:
- the nusA gene encoding transcription termination factor NusA, yielding MSKEMNGRDLLDMVEVLAHEKSVPLDVVFGVVESALATAIKRSTFPGEDADIQVHIDRETGEYSVQRRWVVVPDEQGLQEPDREEMFSDIHDEYPDLKVGDYITHPVVPEHADARRFAQDAKQVILQRLRDAERAQILQEFLDRGDSVVSGQVKRMDKGDAIVEIGRLDARLPRDQMIPRENIHPGDRVRAYFLKVEDSQRGKQVILSRTSPEFLKKLFELEVPEIEEGLLEIKSVARDPGLRSKVAVYAHDKRIDPIGTCVGIHGSRVNAVTAELSNEHIDIVLWNEDPALFVLEALKPAEVQSIVLNEDDKSADVVVPEEKLAVAIGSRGQNVRLASELTGWQINIMTADEADEKHKKETAASRKEFIEQLGLDEEAADVLIDAGLASIEDVAYIPEKELLEIGAFDEDTVKELRSRARSVLTRRAIKREENLRQADKKLLELPGIDGDTVSLLVGSGIKTVEDLADLATDELVEKTGMDEKAAADLIIAARAVVYP